TGCCgatactgtggccagtcccggccCAGAATTACGGGGTGcggcagcctttccaccacccccactgtGAGGTGGCGTTGTGTCGGACCTATCGACACGTATGCTTTTAGGGTGGGAtatgtcgccgtgtctccatggatacaggagatcgccaccttgccttgtggctgccaagacataccgcctaagagagacgtttgaattaaggtctgtgcacaccctgagtccactaaagcATGGGTACTCACATTACCAACCACTACATCaataatacaaggcccctcccgaccatttccccatttcttacctgcttcagatgccagataacATGTCGCCACGTTGCACTCCATTGCCGAGGGGCACAAGCGGGCGATTTGTCCAGGCtcatggcacctaaaacagacaatctgggcagaaggcactggggttaactgtctgtcccgctgctgataCTGCAGCGGGTCGGGGGCAGtaaatctaccccagctgggggccaaccgctGTCTCCATGGTAAGGAGGTGGGCCGGCCCATTGAGGTTGGTGATCTGGGAGGTCTGGTTCCCAACTGGAGAGACGAGGGCACTGATCCGCGGGTGATTGGCGCGACAAGAGGGGTCAGTAGTCCTGTCTTTacggagaccagggagtcctcataATCCTCCGCAAGTCTGACAGCGGCCTCCAAGGTGGTCtgattgtggcgccgtatccatccctGGGTcttggcgccgaccacatggcagaactgctccaggACGATGGCTTCTCCCATTTGCTGACCCGTCTTTTCTGCCGAgttgagccagtgcaccatgtggtcacaaagtttttgcgcgaccaccctggggcgggtCTCCCGTGGCCTCCGATACTCCCGGAACCGCACCTGGTGTGTCTCCCCCGTGATATTCAGGCGTCGGAGGACGGCCTGTTTGACAAGGTCGTACTGGCTAGCCTCCTCGTTGGTCATAGCCTGATACGCTGCCTGGGCTTCCCCTAGCAGACAGGGACCCAGTTGGCTGGCCCAGTACTCCTTCGGCCATAACGCAGTGGTGGCCAACCGCTCGAAGGcaaccaagtacgcctccgggtcatcctccgcagTCATCTTTTGCGCCCGCGCTTTAGGAGGCACCATCACGGGTATTGCTGGTGTTTGGGGTGCGTTTCCGagaccgaccctctcgatcagcgccttgtatctctcctccctctgtctaTCCGTCTCCTGTCTGTGCTCCAGTGCCTGTAACAGCGTGGTTAGTGCAGCTATGTCCATGATCCCGATTCTGACACCacttgtggcaatgtggtttgtagtgctccggtgtacaggtgattcaaggtgctccaacaaaggacaaacacaaagttcacaggtcaggtttCTTTAATTTTCCTTGACGAggattcaaataataaagctggctctacccagcaatgggtattgccagcgaaaactggactcaaataataaagctggctctacccagcaatgggtattgccagcaacaaaacaaaggggttgcagtcccgaaataataattctaacacaaaacaagaaatacagtcacaaccacacgtctccagactgtgtgctctggtgcaggtgcggtgctctgagtgctggtgctcttgtgcgttcaggtccgggctggcttctcgCTGCAGCTCCGACTTCGTATCAGccgtctggcaaaacaaacacaacagtttatcaatggaaccacacttcattcaagGTTTCGTCCTTGTCTCCTCctattaaccacaacaaaggaagcaATTACgacgtcacgtccccctaaagtaccctgaGCCctgccccctccgatagctagttcaatcacgtctcctccaattcatgaatgaaacttcgctcaccgtactagggcgatgactccaggtaccgtaacgccgccctcttcctgaatggccggcttccgactgtcccgggaatgaactgcccaaccattcagtacgaagtccgcagttcctgttgtacagtgccctcaccggttgagagggagattgttgattcggattcattcgctctgcGTCACAAGGGCCCaagagaccctgttctaaaaataaataaacaaaacactgtacagggctcctcgccctgttacaagcacttataaataaatatgaaaaactataataaatattacacaataaactattgtgtaaacaggtgtagaaagtaataactagttataaaaatagcataaaacaaacatataacataacataacatgcaATGTGAATGCGCTTTGTGGGAAACAGTTCAAAAGCTCTATTACAGCTGTCTAATTAGTACAATCCacacagaaaacacgcttttaaTCTGTACCAGTGTATGTACCACAGatctgccttttcacaacgggcgcagacatccaaagttttgtttctgttgcatttagcaacctggcattgttgCTGTTCACTGctaaataaaatagctttctattttggaaggTAAAAGTTGTACgcttggattcttaccgccgctacaatcggggtccgtttctgtctgcaatgTTAGGATACtggtcatacttgcaaaactcgtatattaatcaatgttttaattttctttcatgagtggaatgcaaatatatatatatataaacagtgagtaaatattgtttttttcattgtacaacaccctctttttaatgttttttatttgaagtgtttattcaggttaaaaaacaatgttatgtcctcggctcaccgcgcaccagcgatccctgtagtctggccgggcgcctgcgggcttgcctgtaagctgccaagagctgcattgtcctccgacgctgtagttcttaggtggctgcacggtgagtctgcagcgtgtaaagaagcggacggctgaaggcacacgcttcggaggacagcgtgtgttcatcttcgcccctcccgagtcagcgcaggggtggtagcggtgagctgagcctaaaaataattgggcatttcaaattggggagaaaataataaaaactaattggcaacgactaaatttaaaaaaaaacaaaaaaacaaaacaatgttattaCTTCATGAAAACATGTTTATGACCACGTTGTTTACTGCGAACACACAACAAGGTCAgtgattatttaaaacaaaatgtgttgtctactttgtttttacttgaaatatGTACAAGATTTAACTACTgtattgctttctttgttttgtagccACAAAGACATttcttacttctgggatattttaATACAGTTACGTATCAGGCTCTCCAAGTGTGTTATGCCTTGTTACTTTGAAATGTTCATATAACTGCCAATGCGTCCATCTTAAAACGCTTGCTGACTCGCAACAAGGGATTTATATTCATACCATTCCACTGTtagaaaaacatttataaaaagcaaTAATTAACCTATAGTTGCTTTTTGTCTTAAGAAGTGGTTAACTTAAGTAAATAGTTTCTGCTTGTAAAATTATAAAGTTTATTTGTGCTatgtttttaattgtctcaatgcaTTAGATAGCTGCCATCATTTGACCTTGGCAGTTTTTATCAGAAGGATACTACACGGAGTATTCCTTATTTCATACTTTATTTTAGATACTTTAGATattgtaagtatttatttttttttgctgaaatataaaaacaaaggaaGTGCAATCATCTTGAGACATTTAATTGCACTGAGTACATAAAAATCTGTAAAAATAGTTAAACTTACTAGCTATTGAGTGATGTGTTGGTATTTATCCAAATAATCGATTAATCGAAGCAATAATTGATAGATTAATCGATTTAcattaataacactgtgtaacaattttttttcattttggttcctgggtagtaagtgttatttcctaattgcttatgcctcaaaagtatagataatggctattattccccacaaactttgcttttgtgaccaggacagtgatattttgaaatttacctattttccagaacattccagatagattcagtgctgagtaaacttggagcaacttctagaactttccagtaatataaatagtagtataaatacaggggccttaagcccaccagttcagtttagttccagctgctttttccagcttcttcacccgtcaagatgggctctgctcctgccacaatgtgaccagtctgttcgaggcaatcggaatcgcctgtaaccagaatgagtggcgcctcttcattgacagctcatccaggagcctcaaagccgtgctgctccataatggtaacaagtacccgtctcttcccctggctcactcggtgcacctcaaagaggattacaacagcatcaagaccttgctggacgccttgaagtatgatgagtatggctgggaggtcataggagacttcaaaatggtggcattcctgatgggtctccaaggcggttttaccaagtttccctgctatctttgcctttgggacagcagggacaccaaggcgcactaccacaggcgggactggccacagcggaccgagttctctgtgaggaggaacaacgtcaagtgggagccactggtggacccccggaaggtgctgatgccaccactgcacatcaaattgggccttgacaaaacaatttgtcagagctctagataaggagtcggcagccttcaagtaccttcaagacttcttccctaagctgtctgaggcaaaggtcaaagccggtgtcttcgtcggaccacagataaagaagatcctggagtgcaatgaattccccaagaagctcactagtaaggagaaagcggcttggaacagctttgtcgcagtggttcggggcttcctgggcaatcacaaggctgaaaactatgtggagctggttgagactctggtgaagaactacggcacaatgggctataggatgtccctcaaagtccatatccttgatgctcatcttgataaattcaaggagaacatgggagcgtactcggaggagcaaggcgagcgcttccaccaggatatactggactttgaacgccgctaccaaggacagtataacgagaacatgatgggagactacatttgggggctgattcgtgaaagtgatttacagtataatcgtaaatctcgaaaaactactcacttctaaatcttttgtagtcatttttgtattactttagtataaatacatgttaatttggattcatatgttgtttttttctggcttTATGTGAACggaaagacacaaattcgcccgttttctcattggaaataggtaaatttcaaaatatcactgtcctggtcacaaaagcaaagtttgtggggaataatagccattttctatacttttgaggcataagcaattaggaaataacacttactacccaggaacaaaaattgtgttacatagtgtaatcgtTTCATGCAGCATtaacccacatgaaaccatttggaaaataATCTGACTATTTACTCCTAACTGGTCCCAAAAACAGCTACTATAAATCATTCATATGTGAACGATGATGTCATGGTGATGGTAGATGCCCATTTTAAGGcgttttaaacaaccattggttacttaccaaatgactgacatctccaaaggctcCTACGaccaatcagggatggttttatatacttaaaaaaaaaaaaaaaaagtagttgaatagacagaaagctagatgagtgagtttatttatttatttatttattttctctgtcgGGAGATTTGGCGATCACAAATACAAGCTtaccagaaaacaaaatattaccTGTCGTGAAATATTCATAGGATAAACATCACAGATGACTgttcaatcaaaatgcatttcactgaAGTCCCAGGccaagagaaatacattttattatgaggtgcagcatttcagtatcttaggtttcggTTTAGATGACTGTATGtaccatgattttaaagtgcATCATTACCGGAGAGCAGACTAAATTGCTTTACAGTACCAAGAATGCTTAtcgactgtggcaaagtggtttgcagtgtacaggtgcagcagTGATGTGGTGTGTAATTatcagacagagatttgtaatccagttggaagtattttatttttaacaatccaggtctggtgaccaaataatgatccccggcaatacacaacaatgtgtagagcacggggtaaataataacgggtttgcagacccaaataataaatgcaagtatccttcccacaatgtacaaacacggtcagcagtcctgggtgcatgctgtagtgctcatggtgagtGATACAGATTTAccagtgacaatagtgcagtgctgctccaagttttgtgctggcccttgacaacagctccggaacgtgttagctgtctattaatacaacaaacaacaattataggcaaaacaaaaaacaaacccgtTAAGTTATGACAATActacacaggtccttccaggttattTTCTCGtaaccaaagtgaaggaacagattgcgattctccgtccccatttatgccgtcacacatgaccccttggtaaacaagtgcagctgCCCCTCCAGTCTGagactgccacgtcgtttcccttccaggtcaatgagttaATTAACCAGAGTTCCTGCCCCTTTCTAGCTGgtcgacttcccttgaaccctgggaaagaactgtcgggccagccCATCCATGGTAGTACTCCGTTCTCGCTACTTGGCGTCCtaacaggtcgggagggagatttaccaccaagaatcactgtgttTGTCACACCGACCCAAAAGAAAACgtattttttattacagaaaatgctgatgagttgacagatctgTCTGATGTTGACTTCACATTACTCACCCATCAAACAATTTGGTATAAAATGatcctgatacacaagccgaaagtcacgttatgtcagtcagacctcaaacaggtagaatggTCACCGGAGCGGAAGGGTTAAAAGCAGCAAGAGATGGTGCCTCCCTTCCAAATcgaggcagatcattccacaacTGTGGGGCTCTGAAGCTAAATGCTCTGCCACCTGCCTGCtttctctgtgtgcatggaatACTTGTCATGGGTAAGAAAATACATGGGAGTTACTGTTTACATTTCCATATGAGAAGAGTTTCAGACTGATGTTTAAATGTAgacaataacacctgtttctttaacgCTTtacggtcctatgttggacctggacCTACATTGCAactttccctttccggtccaatgtctgaccctgtccgacatcatcaaaaagacataaaaaacaggtATCTAGTTGTTTTTTGTCCGAGTGAgagcgataggagccgagagaagccaaaaaaaagcaATGGGCGtatcatgaatactgatagccccggcatcacagagataacatggccataaacaaacaagatagctgcttctgcatccagcgctcagagaatatcactgacatttgcagagctttttgagatgttacagtaataaaataatcacttggatcacattattgaggagtttggtgataaaacgagtgatcaggagatgatttatcggtatgcaagaggtatgtgaaaaatatagcgaacaaagggtgggacggggctggagatgcagtactgagtgtcctgttgatatgcagtgtcttttaaaccttttttactttgggggaaaaaaatgcttttaaacagcgcgtctaaaataaactgcgcatgtgaaaataaatgggacctgacgtgcctgagacgtgcagaataaatggactgcaaagggttaaatgtccGATATGCATGTTTTCAATGCTCCGCTCCATTTCTGATGACAGAATGATATCTTAATTGGCACAGAATGACCACCTTGGAGTAGAAACAaacaagtgacacaaatgacaggcttgctgttgatttaaacacttccgccTCTGTGTTCTGGGAGGAGAAATGTCTTCACACAAAGGGTGGTTGATAATGATGTCATCAGGCACGCACTGCAGTTCAGGGGATATGCATGTGCTTATGGGGTCACAGCCAGCCTATGACTGCTGAAGTGTAAACAGGTTCAAATGATAAAAATCTTTGAATCTGATCGAACCTAAGCCAGTCCAGTtccgagttgtaagtgtaaacgcACCGATAGAGAACAGATCGTAAtacttaattttattttctgttttcaggactgccttatcttggtgaaagccaaTGAACAAAGATggagtctgtttacattaaacaggaggaggttcAGGAATTGGTACCtgtctgcattaaacaggagatgcctgaactggatcctgtccacattaaagaagaggaaactgaactggagcctgtccacgttaaagaggaggagactgaactggagcctgtccacattaaaggagagactgaactggagcctgttcacattaaagaagagatTGAACTGGAGCATGTCAACATTAAAGaggaggagactgaactggagcctgtccacattgaaGAGGAATCTGTTGACTTTTTGTTTAAGGATACAGAAAACATATCCCGGCCAAAGTTATCACATCAATGTaatgaatgtggaaagagcttcagtCGGCcaggaagcctaaaaacacaccagcgaattcacactagGGAGAAGCTGTATCagtgtactgaatgtggaaagagcttctGTGAGTTAGGAGTcctaaaaaaacaccagcgaattcacactggagagaagccgtatcagtGTACTCAATGTGGGGAGAGTTTTAGTcagtcaggaaacctaaaaacacaccaacgaattcacactggagagaagccgtatcactgtactgaatgtgggaagagttttagtcagtcaggaagcctaaaaacacaccagcgacttcacactggagagaagccgtatcactgttttgaatgtAGGAAAAGCTTCACTGACAaaggaaaactaaaaaaacaccaacgaattcacactggagagaagccgcaccactgtactgaatgtggaaagagcttcctTAAGTTAGGAGTCCTAAAAAATCACCAgctaattcacactggagagaagctgtatcactgtactgaatgtggaaagagcttcctcaagttaggaagcctaaaaagacaccagcgaattcacactggagaaaagccatatcaatgtactgaatgtggggagagcttcagtgagtcaggaaacctaaaaagacaccagcgaattcacactggagagaagccgtatcactgtactgaatgtgggagcAGTTTTGGTCAGTTAAAACAGCTAAagaaacaccagcgaattcacactggagccagcctccctccctcccagtccatcACCTCTCCGCCCTGCTTGTTTGAGCTATCTGATTCCTTGTGTctctctcaccctgcagtaaatgaagggggtccccaggattgagagccagcctgaatccagagacactgagaaggggagtgtgtcaaactgaaggagacagacccattctttcagaatgaactggagagccctgggattcagcttcactcctgcccctgaattggaaattaatctcactcatcatgctgtgaggatttagGACAAAGTTACAGGGTCATTCTACTGAGAagggacacattttttttttttaattctttgttttatttgaagtggtgCAAAccttgcactggagcaaatgctgttttggttttgaattgatttgaatgaatgaggaggctgtggtccagtaagaggctcttttgttgaggctcttctgttggctggcacttcttgctggcgctaaaataagctgcttgaataaatgttgttacacctgcttggcaaaagaaccaactaaactgtgtggaaaccaatcgaatagcaaaatcaactgctaatcaatttagccactcacctggtactaatcacacacaaactcagccaattcaaacaccaccttacaatgtcaccaaatgtagtagttacaattacaaaaagcaggaacttatctatctgcctctctccctggttaccGGTAGactgtaatagaaaataaatatttctataattgcTAATACTTTAATATGTGAAATTTGAAAATTATACGAATGTAACAAGTGTTTCAAAGTAAAATTATAGCTTGTAATATAGTTGTACTTTGAAAAAGGGGGGTTGTAGAGAAAATTTGtggttaaattaatttaaatataagcATTTCTAAAAATATTTAGCTCAGTGTGACATGCTATATTTATTGGGTTTTCTACCCCCAATTCCAGAACATCCTTAACTAGATCTACTTCAAAAGTTattgattagataaagggacaggACAAGAGTGTCTGTCCCTTTGAAGTTGTCACTTTCCAAAATGCTAATCTGATTGTCTGGTATTCTGTGAGGGTCGTAAACTGATTTAAGTGACATACATTTGTACTATTGTTTTCATTAGAGGTTagttaaaatggtttaataagcATTTTCAATTCCATAACTTGCAGATGCAAGTTTAATAGTTACTTCAATTAAGTTTTCCAATAAACCCgtagtgtttattgtttttttaaatgaatattttaatctaataactattttaaacattttccttTAATTGTGTTATAATGTGTTTTATATGCTTGTAACCATAATTTTGTATAGAGAATGAAACTGAAACTCATATGCTTCTCTGATAAATGTAACTAAAGTTATACTAAATAGTAGATTTAAATGTTAAAAGGTAATTCCTTGATATGAGAAGGTGTGGCACATTCCTTACCTATAACACCTTTTTCTGTGATAAGCAACTGTCTATCAAATGCTGTAAACCAATGGAAGGGCTGACAAGGACTTGTTTACAGTATAAGGAAACGCCTTCGCATCATGTTATTTAAACTGAGAACAAGGATTTTCACACTCTCTAAAGGCTCTCTAAAGTCTCTCTCAAGACGCTCTCAAGGCTCTAGCTCAAGAATCTCTAAACTCTCCAAGAACCACTTTTCTTCATCTTCGTCAATGAGGGCTTGACGAAGACAGGACGGTGTAATCTTCAAAAGCTGTCGTGGAGAAAATGGGCTCTCTCCGGAACAACAAAAGCTTCTGCCCAAACAACACACTTCACAACTAACTTCCACAGAGAGGACGCCCATGTTCAGAAGACTGTTTTTAAACATGGCATGAACAGAATAAGTATCAAACTTATATTGTGTGTAAACAAATAACTGAAGATATCAGAAATACTTAAACATTGATTCAGTCTATTTACTAGTTTGAAATAACTTAAGTAGATTAAAGCTTAAATACAATGCTGTGCATAGACTTTCTCAAATATGAAGCCATGCTATTGGTAGCGTCACATTACGCAATGTACGTCTATTCAACTTGAAGCTGGAACTTTACACATGCGTACTTAGCCACATGGAAGTTGGAGTGAGTGTACGTAATGGGTGACTGAATGTAACCATGCTTGATGAACTACTAAAGACTGCTTCACTAATGCAGAACCCTGTGGTCAGAGAATCAAGGATTCAACTATGAACATTTAACAATTCATTACTTTTccttgaatgttttattttgttgttttttttctatacacaTATGTTAATAACTATGAAGCCTAACCTTTATTATTCTTCCTTTGTGAATCTAAATAAATGTGATAATCATTTTGATTAAGTTTCTTTTTGTcttataacaaattattattattattgttattattatttatttcttagcagatacccaaGGTGActtagtcataaacaaaaaatacatttcgaGAATCACAGTagaagtattaatacaattaagggCAAGCTAAAATACAATGACATCATTTCTAATGAGTACAAgtatcttacaaaataaaaatcaatatcaGTTATGGTTGATTTGAAATACTTAAACATACCTATAATGTTAATTAAGGATATTGACTTGGCTACTTTACATGTTAATCTCTTGTGACCATGAATCTAGGTATAATTTAAGCCAGAACTGCTGATTATTGTTAATGTAATGTATTCTTTATAGTTAATAATTACATTATGAGCTACTATAGATATTTTCTTTAATAGTATTTGGTGAGGGCAATGTTGTGATATGACTTTAGACATAAAAACGTAAATATGCACGACAGACCGTAGAcgtgagctcccagggggcggcgcacaattcgGCTAGTgccgcctggggggggggggggcttaggtcagccagggtgtcctctgctcaccagcgacccctgtagtctggccgggcgcctgcaggcttgcctgtaagctgcccagagctgcgttgtcctccaacgctgtagctctgggtggctgcacggtgagtctgcagtgtataaagaagcagtcagctgacggcacacacttcagaagacagcatgtgttcgtcttcaccgctcccgagtcagcgcagggatggtaacggtgagctgagcctaaaaataaaaattgtgagAAATTGTgagacaataataaaataattggtgatgactaaattaaaaaaaaaaaaaaaaaagtatttttctttttctttctaaatacactgctgtgcaaaagtcttggacactgtaaatgtgatggattcactactacaacacttcatattagctgttCATGtctagtttactttgagttgttgtgatcacagCTGATTCtaatcaatgtgaattaaagattgctgaACAACAAGCTTTGTTTCTTTTCACCCAAACTAAGCTCTATCAGTCAGAGTTGTTATAAtcgtggaaaacactagtggaggctttgagtaaattgttgatgctcagaaCATCCATATATAACTCCTGAATGTGCCCAAgacttttgcacaacagtgtatttgccAGTAATTTTCTGTGgtcttaatgttttaaaataaagatcaATTGTGTGGTGATTTATATGCAGTCTTTTTTctaatacagctatggccaaaagtgttgcatccccCTATACACCCTATAGATATTGAataaccgctttgtagttttccatatacttgaaaaactgacaacaattgaaaacaaTGTGACAtgctactgtactgctattaaggcttctggtagacttgtttttgtgaaataattttgtagtttatttgattacacaatgttaaatgaaagatctgaattatgttcatatagcatttttaattatatatatatatatatatatatattttataatattgaaaattctaggtgatgctaaacatttGTCCGAGCTGTACATATAAATCAGCACTGCCATTAAAATAGAATGTTAAagctttatatattgtgtat
The sequence above is a segment of the Acipenser ruthenus chromosome 7, fAciRut3.2 maternal haplotype, whole genome shotgun sequence genome. Coding sequences within it:
- the LOC131737497 gene encoding zinc finger protein 501-like → MESVYIKQEEVQELVPVCIKQEMPELDPVHIKEEETELEPVHVKEEETELEPVHIKGETELEPVHIKEEIELEHVNIKEEETELEPVHIEEESVDFLFKDTENISRPKLSHQCNECGKSFSRPGSLKTHQRIHTREKLYQCTECGKSFCELGVLKKHQRIHTGEKPYQCTQCGESFSQSGNLKTHQRIHTGEKPYHCTECGKSFSQSGSLKTHQRLHTGEKPYHCFECRKSFTDKGKLKKHQRIHTGEKPHHCTECGKSFLKLGVLKNHQLIHTGEKLYHCTECGKSFLKLGSLKRHQRIHTGEKPYQCTECGESFSESGNLKRHQRIHTGEKPYHCTECGSSFGQLKQLKKHQRIHTGASLPPSQSITSPPCLFELSDSLCLSHPAVNEGGPQD